The proteins below are encoded in one region of Nocardioides marmorisolisilvae:
- the sufD gene encoding Fe-S cluster assembly protein SufD — protein MTVTAENAASVRDALEMEHVESHLHPTGSFEVSDHPVPTGREEVWRFTPLKRLRGLHQDIPMSGAGSQTRVEAPAGVEVEHVEDGGLKGVSGLVPVDRISARALAAATETLSVVIPAETAPSAPVFVTVVGVDVDGAGAVHVVIDAKAHSKATVVFRFEGSATLADNVEMVVGDGAQLTVVNIDDWADDAVHVGYRHASVGRDATFRHVDVSFGGDLLRHDTTAEYAGPGGSVEMLGLYFADEGQHIEHRLFVDHTAPNTKSKVVYKGALQGEGAHTVWIGNVLIRKVAEGIETYEENRNLVLTDGCQADSVPNLEIETGEIKGAGHASATGRFDDEQLFYLRSRGVSEAEARRLVVHGFFNDLIRRIDVPAIEERLVATVEAELAKNVLKEV, from the coding sequence ATGACTGTCACTGCTGAGAATGCTGCGAGCGTTCGCGACGCGCTCGAGATGGAGCATGTCGAGTCGCACCTGCACCCGACCGGCTCCTTCGAGGTCTCCGACCACCCGGTCCCGACGGGGCGCGAGGAGGTCTGGCGGTTCACCCCGCTCAAGCGGCTGCGTGGTCTCCACCAGGACATCCCGATGTCCGGAGCCGGCTCGCAGACCCGGGTCGAGGCTCCGGCCGGGGTCGAGGTCGAGCACGTCGAGGATGGCGGCCTCAAGGGCGTCAGCGGACTGGTCCCGGTGGACCGGATCTCCGCCCGTGCCCTGGCGGCCGCGACCGAGACCCTGTCGGTGGTGATCCCCGCTGAGACCGCGCCGAGCGCGCCGGTCTTCGTGACCGTGGTCGGCGTCGACGTCGACGGTGCAGGCGCCGTGCACGTCGTGATCGACGCGAAGGCGCACAGCAAGGCGACCGTGGTGTTCCGGTTCGAGGGTTCGGCGACGCTGGCCGACAACGTCGAGATGGTCGTCGGCGACGGCGCCCAGCTGACCGTGGTCAACATCGACGACTGGGCCGACGACGCCGTGCACGTGGGCTACCGCCACGCGAGCGTGGGTCGCGACGCCACCTTCCGCCACGTCGACGTGAGCTTCGGCGGCGACCTGTTGCGCCACGACACCACTGCCGAGTACGCCGGCCCCGGTGGCTCGGTTGAGATGCTCGGCCTCTACTTCGCCGACGAGGGCCAGCACATCGAGCACCGCCTCTTCGTGGACCACACCGCGCCGAACACCAAGAGCAAGGTCGTCTACAAGGGTGCGCTGCAGGGCGAGGGTGCCCACACCGTGTGGATCGGCAACGTGCTGATCCGCAAGGTTGCCGAGGGCATCGAGACCTACGAGGAGAACCGCAACCTCGTCCTCACCGACGGCTGCCAGGCCGACTCCGTGCCCAACCTGGAGATCGAGACCGGCGAGATCAAGGGCGCCGGGCACGCCTCGGCGACCGGCCGGTTCGACGACGAGCAGCTGTTCTACCTGCGTTCGCGCGGCGTCTCCGAGGCCGAGGCGCGACGCCTGGTCGTGCACGGGTTCTTCAACGACCTGATCCGCCGGATCGACGTCCCTGCGATCGAGG
- the sufB gene encoding Fe-S cluster assembly protein SufB, giving the protein MTSIEELNPELKGIGRYEFGWSDSDVAGAAAQRGLNEEVVRDISSKKSEPQWMLDLRLKGLKLFHRKPMPTWGSDLSTIDFDNIKYFVRSSEKQAATWDDLPEDIRNTYDKLGIPEAEKQRLVSGVAAQYESEVVYHSIRADLEEQGVIFVDTDTALREHEELFREYFGTVIPVGDNKFAALNTSVWSGGSFIYVPKGVHVDIPLQAYFRINTENMGQFERTLIIVDEDAYVHYVEGCTAPIYSSDSLHSAVVEIIVKKGGRCRYTTIQNWSNNVYNLVTKRATCDAGATMEWVDGNIGSKVTMKYPAVYLMGEHAKGETLSIAFAGEGQHQDAGAKMVHAAPNTSSSILSKSVARGGGRTSYRGLIQINEGAHGSKSNVLCDALLVDQISRSDTYPYVDIREDDVSMGHEASVSKVSDDQLFYLMSRGMEQDEAMAMIVRGFVEPIAKELPMEYALELNRLIELQMEGAVG; this is encoded by the coding sequence ATGACCTCGATCGAGGAACTGAACCCCGAGCTCAAGGGCATCGGTCGGTACGAGTTCGGCTGGTCCGACTCCGACGTGGCCGGTGCGGCTGCACAGCGCGGCCTCAACGAGGAGGTGGTGCGCGACATCTCGAGCAAGAAGAGCGAGCCGCAGTGGATGCTCGACCTGCGCCTCAAGGGCCTCAAGCTCTTCCACCGCAAGCCGATGCCGACCTGGGGTTCGGACCTGTCGACGATCGACTTCGACAACATCAAGTACTTCGTGCGGTCCAGCGAGAAGCAGGCCGCGACCTGGGACGACCTGCCCGAGGACATCCGCAACACCTACGACAAGCTCGGCATCCCCGAGGCGGAGAAGCAGCGGCTGGTCTCCGGGGTCGCCGCGCAGTACGAATCCGAGGTCGTCTACCACTCGATCCGCGCGGACCTCGAGGAGCAGGGCGTCATCTTCGTCGACACCGACACCGCGCTGCGCGAGCACGAAGAGCTCTTCCGGGAGTACTTCGGCACGGTGATCCCGGTCGGCGACAACAAGTTCGCCGCGCTGAACACCAGCGTCTGGTCGGGCGGTTCGTTCATCTACGTGCCCAAGGGTGTCCACGTCGACATCCCGCTGCAGGCCTACTTCCGGATCAACACCGAGAACATGGGCCAGTTCGAGCGGACCCTGATCATCGTCGACGAGGACGCCTACGTGCACTACGTCGAGGGCTGCACCGCGCCGATCTACAGCTCCGACTCGCTGCACTCGGCCGTGGTCGAGATCATCGTGAAGAAGGGCGGCCGCTGCCGCTACACGACCATCCAGAACTGGTCGAACAACGTCTACAACCTGGTCACCAAGCGGGCCACCTGTGATGCCGGCGCCACGATGGAGTGGGTCGACGGCAACATCGGCTCCAAGGTGACGATGAAGTACCCCGCGGTCTACCTCATGGGCGAGCACGCGAAGGGCGAGACCCTCTCGATCGCCTTCGCCGGCGAGGGCCAGCACCAGGACGCGGGCGCCAAGATGGTGCACGCCGCGCCGAACACCTCGAGCTCGATCCTGAGCAAGTCGGTGGCCCGTGGCGGGGGGCGGACCTCCTACCGCGGCCTGATCCAGATCAACGAGGGCGCGCACGGCTCCAAGTCCAACGTGCTGTGCGACGCCCTGCTGGTCGACCAGATCAGTCGCTCCGACACCTACCCGTACGTCGACATCCGCGAGGATGACGTGTCGATGGGCCACGAGGCCAGCGTCTCCAAGGTCAGCGACGACCAGCTGTTCTACTTGATGTCACGCGGCATGGAGCAGGACGAGGCGATGGCGATGATCGTGCGTGGCTTCGTCGAGCCGATCGCCAAGGAGCTGCCGATGGAGTACGCCCTCGAGCTCAACCGCCTGATCGAGCTGCAGATGGAAGGTGCCGTCGGCTAG
- a CDS encoding helix-turn-helix transcriptional regulator: protein MNRLEETTRQRVVRSILVNGPSTAAALAAGLALTPAAVRRHLDQLVEEGTIEARDQRLSGVRGRGRPAKVFAITDAGRGHFEQQYDDLARQAMRFLAETGGEAAVKAFAERRMEFIEREFAGVSESDPDKTPVEVLAQVFNDEGYAATVRQLPLLDGQSVGDQLCQQHCPVSHVAHEFPQLCEAETEAIGRVLGSHVQRLATIAHGDGVCTTCIPSPYQKSNTKPHNKKVAR, encoded by the coding sequence ATGAACCGGCTGGAGGAGACGACGCGCCAGCGCGTCGTGCGCTCCATCCTGGTCAACGGACCGTCGACGGCAGCGGCCCTGGCCGCCGGTCTGGCGCTGACGCCCGCGGCGGTGCGCCGACACCTGGACCAGCTGGTCGAGGAGGGCACCATCGAAGCACGCGACCAGCGGCTCTCCGGCGTCCGCGGCAGGGGCCGTCCGGCCAAGGTCTTCGCGATCACCGATGCCGGACGCGGCCACTTCGAGCAGCAGTACGACGATCTCGCCCGGCAGGCGATGCGCTTCCTGGCCGAGACCGGCGGCGAGGCCGCCGTGAAGGCCTTCGCCGAGCGCCGGATGGAGTTCATCGAGCGTGAGTTCGCCGGTGTGAGCGAGTCCGACCCGGACAAGACCCCCGTCGAGGTGTTGGCCCAGGTGTTCAACGACGAGGGGTACGCCGCGACGGTGCGCCAGCTCCCCCTGCTGGACGGGCAGAGCGTCGGCGACCAGCTCTGTCAGCAGCACTGCCCGGTCTCCCACGTCGCCCACGAGTTCCCCCAGCTCTGCGAGGCCGAGACCGAGGCGATCGGCCGGGTCCTCGGCAGCCACGTGCAGCGGCTCGCGACGATCGCACACGGCGACGGCGTGTGCACGACGTGCATCCCCAGTCCCTATCAGAAGAGCAACACGAAGCCCCACAACAAGAAGGTGGCGAGATGA